The Magnolia sinica isolate HGM2019 chromosome 10, MsV1, whole genome shotgun sequence genome includes a window with the following:
- the LOC131217585 gene encoding putative disease resistance protein At1g50180, with the protein MAVEAAVSLVLGKLSNFLVHEAVFLYKVRDQVEWVERELRQMRCFLKDADAKQSSDERVKNWVADVRDVAYDAEDVIDIFILKIERQRRSGFIGFFKRFTFIKLWARREVGIEIERIKNKIQEISASTERYGIKEVGEGSSSRAISLRRQRQTSPLFGETDVIGFEEDIKTLVARLIEGDSRRCVVSIVGMGGLGKTTLAIKVYNNDAVKKHFDCCAWVFVSQEYVVRDLLQIIIKCFMTLTKEDLERVEKMNDVQLREKLVNHLNERRYLVVVDDIWQTEAWDILGSAFPDANNGSRVLLTTRNRDVASYADAWSSPHMLQLLGDEKGWKLFRKKAFLEPGIDCQRNLEKLGKEILAKCRGLPLAIVVIGGLLSRKATDPNEWEKVLRRISSQFIDDDSRITRILALSYEDLPHRLKPYFLYFGVFPEDHEFRAKKLIQLWVAEGFVEPTGEETVEEAAEDCLEELVHRSLIQVAKRDSIGGVKSCCIHDLLRELSISKAKEDKFLDVHCGDSNPLSISKARRLAIHHATSKYTSLNHANPHLRSVLCLALDSGWLGKKQEEYLYRGFNLLRVLHLDVSYTEILPQLPNEIGKLIHLRYLGFKVNASITLSLPSSISNLCNLETLHIEGSSIIYMPNSIWTMRQLRHVDVPLRSVISERVGRPSVGLDCLVNLQTLKRVKAGDWIEDCLGELTNLKRLGICGIQMSSHAKGLSNSLPKLNHLQSLRLGWRHTIPVFMPFSHHLHLKKMRLRGKLEKLPEWYEFSPNLTKLTLKLSKLMEDPMATLEKLPNLRILRLLLDSYKGKEMVCSAQGFPRLESLHVVRLPELVDWRVEEGAMPRLLHLLIRRCWTLKMLPEGLQFVTTLKKLEVQDMPTVFEVRMRENGGEDWHKIQHIPSIEIKGR; encoded by the coding sequence ATGGCTGTTGAGGCTGCTGTTTCCTTGGTCTTAGGAAAACTCAGCAATTTCCTAGTTCATGAGGCAGTTTTCCTTTACAAAGTGCGTGATCAGGTTGAGTGGGTTGAGAGAGAATTGAGGCAGATGCGGTGCTTCTTGAAAGATGCCGATGCAAAACAAAGCAGTGATGAGAGAGTGAAGAATTGGGTGGCGGATGTGAGAGACGTTGCTTATGATGCGGAAGATGTGATCGACATCttcatcctaaaaatagaaagacaaAGGAGAAGTGGGTTTATTGGTTTCTTCAAAAGGTTCACGTTCATCAAATTATGGGCTCGACGTGAAGTTGGCATTGAGATCGAACGGATAAAGAATAAAATCCAGGAGATCTCAGCGAGCACAGAAAGGTATGGCATTAAAGAAGTTGGAGAAGGAAGCAGTTCCAGGGCTATAAGTTTACGAAGGCAAAGGCAAACTTCTCCTCTATTTGGAGAGACAGATGTCATCGGTTTTGAAGAAGACATAAAGACATTGGTAGCAAGGTTGATCGAGGGTGATTCACGACGTTGTGTGGTTTCTATAGTTGGAATGGGCGGTCTTGGCAAGACTACTCTTGCCATTAAAGTTTATAACAATGATGCTGTTAAGAAACATTTTGATTGTTGTGCTTGGGTTTTTGTATCTCAAGAATATGTTGTGAGAGATCTTTTGCAAATCATTATAAAATGCTTCATGACTCTTACTAAAGAAGATCTTGAGAGGGTAGAGAAAATGAACGATGTTCAGTTGAGGGAGAAGCTTGTCAATCATTTGAATGAGAGGAGATATCTTGTGGTGGTGGACGATATATGGCAGACCGAAGCATGGGATATTTTAGGGTCTGCTTTTCCAGATGCAAATAACGGAAGTCGAGTCTTACTCACCACCCGCAACAGAGATGTAGCTTCATATGCAGATGCATGGAGCTCTCCCCACATGCTGCAGCTTTTAGGAGATGAAAAGGGATGGAAATTGTTTCGTAAGAAAGCATTCTTAGAACCAGGAATTGATTGCCAGCGAAATTTAGAGAAGCTAGGAAAAGAGATTTTGGCAAAATGCCGTGGTCTTCCTCTTGCTATTGTTGTCATAGGGGGGCTACTGTCAAGGAAAGCAACGGATCCAAATGAGTGGGAGAAAGTACTCAGGAGAATTAGCTCGCAATTCATTGATGATGATTCTCGAATCACAAGAATATTAGCTTTAAGCTATGAAGATCTACCCCACCGTCTGAAACCATACTTTCTCTACTTCGGTGTTTTTCCAGAAGACCATGAGTTCCGTGCTAAGAAATTAATTCAGCTGTGGGTTGCGGAAGGATTTGTAGAGCCAACAGGGGAAGAAACGGTGGAGGAAGCTGCAGAAGATTGCCTGGAGGAGCTGGTCCATAGAAGTCTGATTCAAGTAGCGAAAAGAGATTCGATTGGCGGAGTTAAAAGCTGTTGTATCCATGATCTCCTACGAGAACTCTCAATTTCAAAAGCCAAGGAAGATAAATTTCTCGATGTTCATTGTGGTGATTCAAATCCTCTCTCTATATCAAAGGCACGTCGGCTTGCTATTCATCATGCCACTAGCAAGTACACTTCTTTAAATCATGCCAACCCACACCTTCGTTCTGTGTTGTGCTTAGCTTTAGACAGTGGATGGCTTGGAAAAAAGCAAGAGGAGTATCTTTACAGAGGATTCAATTTGCTTAGGGTGTTACATTTAGATGTATCTTATACAGAAATATTGCCACAGCTTCCAAATGAAATAGGCAAACTAATCCACTTGAGATACCTTGGTTTCAAGGTGAATGCATCCATAACATTAAGCCTCCCATCATCCATAAGCAATCTTTGCAACTTAGAAACACTGCATATAGAAGGTTCATCCATTATCTACATGCCCAATTCTATTTGGACGATGCGACAATTAAGGCATGTGGATGTGCCCCTAAGAAGTGTGATAAGTGAAAGAGTAGGGCGTCCATCAGTCGGACTTGATTGTTTAGTTAATCTCCAGACCTTAAAACGCGTGAAGGCTGGCGATTGGATAGAGGATTGTTTGGGGGAGCTAACTAATCTTAAGAGACTAGGAATATGTGGGATCCAAATGAGTAGTCATGCAAAGGGATTGTCCAACTctcttcccaaattgaaccaccTCCAGTCTTTGAGGTTGGGATGGAGGCATACTATTCCAGTGTTTATGCCTTTCTCACATCACTTGCATCTGAAGAAGATGCGTTTGAGGGGAAAGTTAGAGAAGCTACCTGAGTGGTATGAATTCTCACCTAACCTCACCAAGCTAACTTTGAAATTGTCCAAGTTAATGGAAGACCCGATGGCGACATTAGAGAAACTACCGAACCTTCGGATTCTCAGATTGCTTCTTGATTCATACAAGGGAAAGGAAATGGTCTGCTCTGCACAAGGGTTTCCTCGACTTGAATCCTTACATGTTGTGCGGTTACCTGAATTAGTAGACTGGAGAGTGGAGGAAGGAGCAATGCCGAGGCTTTTACATTTGCTGATTCGTAGATGCTGGACTTTGAAGATGCTTCCAGAAGGATTGCAATTTGTGACTACACTCAAGAAATTGGAGGTGCAGGACATGCCCACTGTATTCGAAGTAAGAATGCGGGAAAACGGCGGAGAGGATTGGCATAAGATTCAACATATACCCTCCATCGAAATAAAAGGCAGGTGA
- the LOC131217586 gene encoding uncharacterized mitochondrial protein AtMg00810-like — protein MDGAKPTSNPFSPNTKLHNNDSEPFDNATLYRSVVGALQYATITRLDLSFFINKVCQYMQQPTLAHWTAVKRILRYLKDTLDLCLPIARSKSFHILAFPDADWAGCIDDRKSMGGHAIFLGPNIVFWSFKKQRVVACSSTEAEYRALADAIAEITWLQSLLHELHVL, from the coding sequence ATGGATGGTGCAAAGCCTACATCTAATCCCTTCTCTCCCAACACCAAGCTTCACAACAATGACAGTGAACCATTTGATAATGCAACCTTATATAGAAGCGTTGTTGGTGCATTACAATACGCTACTATTACACGGCTAGACTTGTCGTTTTTTATTAACAAAGTCTGCCAATATATGCAACAGCCGACACTTGCTCATTGGACGGCCGTCAAACGTATCCTACGTTATCTTAAGGACACACTTGATCTCTGCCTACCAATTGCTCGATCCAAGTCCTTTCACATTTTGGCCTTTCCAGATGCAGATTGGGCGGGTTGCATAGATGATCGCAAGTCAATGGGAGGGCATGCCATCTTTCTTGGCCCAAACATTGTCTTTTGGTCCTTTAAGAAGCAGCGTGTCGTCGCTTGTTCAAGCACAGAAGCTGAATATAGGGCGCTCGCGGATGCCATAGCCGAAATAACTTGGCTTCAATCTCTTCTTCATGAACTTCATGTTCTATAA